In the genome of Gemmatimonadales bacterium, the window CACGTTGAGCTGAGTCCCCGTGATCCAGAGGAGCGCCACCGCGCCCACGAACGAGACCGGCGCGGCGAGCGCGATGACGATCGGCTCGACGAACGACTGAAACTGAATCAGCATGAGCGCCACGACACTCACGCCCGCGAGGCCAAGCACCAGCAGCAGTGCGTGGAACGACGCCTGCTGGTTGGCGTACTGGCCGCCCACCTCGAGCCGCACCCCCGGTGGCGGCGGGTGGCGCGCGAGCACCCCGCGCACGTCGGCCATGACGCTGCCGAGCGCGCGCCCGCTCACGTCGGCGGTGAGCGCGATCATCTGCTGCTGGTTCTCCCGCGTGAGCTCGGCCCGTGATTCGACGCGCGTGAGCGTCGCGAGCGCGCCGAGCGGCGTCGCGGCGCGGGTGCGCGGGTTCACGATCGGGAGCGCGGCGAGATCCGTCGCGTCGTAGCGCACCGAGTCGGGCGCGCGGGCGCGGACGCCGATGGCGCGGTCGTCGAGGTAGACCTGCCCCGCCCCGGCGCCCAGCAGCGCGCCGCTCACCTCGGTTCCCACCTCGGCCGGCGTCAGGCCGAGCCGGCTCGCCGAGGCATCGCTCACCCGCATGCGCAGCTCGGCCGCGGGCTCGCTCACGCCGTCGAACAGGTCTTCCAGCCCCGGCACTTGCGCCAGCTCGGGCGCGAGCGAGCGGGCGTAGCCCTCCAGCGTCGTCAACCGGTCGGCGTAGAGCTTGAGCTCGACCGGACGCGCCGCGCCGGCCAGATCGTTGATCACGTCCGAGAGGATCTGCACGAACTCGATCCGGAGCCGCGGCGCCGCCCGGTTGATCTTCTCCCGCGCATCGTCGATCACCTCGAAGCTCGACCGGCTGCGCTTACGCGCCGGCTTGAGCCGCGCCACGATATCGCCGCGGTTCTGCTCGGTGGCGAAGAGCCCGAGCTCGGCGCCGAGCCGGCGGGACGTGCCGGTGACCTCGGGCTCCCGGGCAAGGATGCGCTCCGCGATGTTCACCTCCCGGTCCGACTCCGCGAGCGAGGTGGCGCCGGGCGTCCAGAAATCGAGCACGAAGGCGCCCTCGTCCATCTCGGGCAGGAATCCGGTGCCGACCGAGCGGTACACCAGAACACCGAGCGCGGCGAGGACGATGGCGCCGCCGCCCAGGAACCGCGGATGATGGAGCGCCGCACCGAGCGAGCGCTCGTAGCGGTCGGCGAGGCCTTCGATGGCGCGACCGAAGCCGGCGCGCACGCCCCTGCCCCCGCGCATGGCATCGGCAGCCGCGGATTCCACGGGCAGGAACTGCTCGGCCAGCAAGGGGATGATCGTGAGTGCCAAGCCGAGCGACACCAGCACGGCGATCGTGAGGGTGATCGAGAGCGCCTTGAAGAACTGTCCCACCACGCCCTGGAGCAATCCGAGCGGCAGGAACACCACGACGGTGGTGAGCGTGGATGTGACCACCGGCCAGACCAGCTCCTGCACCGCCTCGCGGATGGCGCGGTCGCGCGGGCCGCCCAGGCGGGTGTGGCGCACGATGTTCTCCGTGATCACGACGGCGTCATCGATCACGAGCCCGATAGCGATGGCCATGGCGCCGAGCGTCATCAGGTTGAACGTCTGGCCGACGAGCGACATCACGAACACCGTGATCGCGAGCGTCAGCGGAATCGAGGCGGCGCTGATCGCCGTCACCCGTCCCTGCCGGAGAAAGGCGAGCAGCACCAGCACGGCGAGCGCCGCGCCGATCAGCATCGCGTCGCGCACCGAGGCAACCGCCTCGCGCACCAGCGCGGCCTGGTCGTACACCGCCTTGAAGTGGACGCCGGGCGGCAGCGTGCGCGCGAGCTGGGCCACCGCACCCGCCACGCTGTCGGCGATGGCGACGGTGTTGCCGCCGATCTGGCGGGTGATGTTGAGCAGTGCCGCGGGCCGGCCGTCGCCCGCGATCACGCGGGTGCGGTCCTCGGTGCCGAGCGAAACGGTGGCGACGTCGCGCACGCGGAGACCGCCGCCCAACACCACGGCACCCACATCCTCCGGCGTCCGCGCCTGCTGGTCGGACACGACGAGGTACTGCCGGTAGTCCTGCGCCACGCGGCCCACGGCGTCGACGGCCAGCGAGCGGGAGATCGCGGCCGCGAGGTCGCCGTACGTCATGCCGTGCGCGGCGAGCCGGGCCGGATCGGCCACGACTTCGATCTCGCGCACCGCGGAGCCCATCACGTCCACCCGCCCAATGCCCGGAATGCGCGAGAGGACGGGGCGGATCTGGTAGCGCGCGATGTCGTAGAGCGTCGCGGGATCACCGCCCTCGAGGTTGTACGAAAGGATGGGAAACACCGACGGCGTGAGTCGCTCGACTTCCAGCTCGAGGTCGGCCGGGAGCTGCGCGCGCACCTGGCTCACCCGCGCCTGGGTCTGCTGCAAGGCCACCTGCATGTCGGTGCTGGGCGCGAAGTAGATGTCGATCTCGCTGGCGCCGCGGATCGAGCGCGAGCGCACCCGCCGCACGCCGGGCACGATCGCCACCGCCTCCTCGAGCGGCCGCGTCACGCTGAACACGACCTGGCGCGCGCCCAGTGCCGAGCCCTGCGCGACGATGGTGATGCGGGGGAAGAGCAGCTCGGGATAGATGGCCGACGGAAGCGAGAGCGCGGCACCGATGCCGGCGGCGGCGAGCAGCGCCACTGCGAGATAAACGAAGCGGCGCTGCGCCCCAAGCAGATCGAAGAGCTTCACGGATGCCGGCCGCGCGGCGGCACCACGAGCGCGGAATCGGTGACGCCGTACGCGCCGTGGGTCACCACCGTTTCGCCGCCCTCGAGGCCGCTCGTGATCTCGACCGTCGATGCGGTGCGGCCGCCCACCGTCACCTGCCGCGCGTGGGCGATGCCGGCGGAGTCGACCACGAATACCTGGTAGTGCTCGCCGTCGGGCACGATCGCCTCGGGCGGCACCGTCACGGCGCTCGCGGTCGTGCCGATGGCAATCTGCCCGAACACCGTCTCGCCGATCCGGAGCGGACGCGCCGGCCGGGCGACGCGCACCCGCGCCACGACGCCGCCCGATGCCGAGTCCACCGTGGCGGCCACGTCGAGCAGGCGGCCTTGTCCGAGCGGCTCGCCGCTCGCGCGCTGGCCGGCGGAGAGGGTGACGGCGGCACCCCGACGGACGCGCGCCGCGTCGGCCGGACTCAGCGTGAGCAGGATGTCGAGCGCGGCGGGGTCGGCCACCTCGACCATCGGCTGGCCGCGATCGACGCTCGCGCCGAGCACGGCGTCGAGCCGGGTCACCACGCCGGCGATCGGCGCGCGCAAGGTCGAGAGCGAGCGCGCGCGCCGGGCCGCTTCCGCGTTCGCGCGCGCCTGCGCCAGCGCGGCCGCGGCCTGCTCCGCATCCTTGCGCGGAAGAATGCCGGCCTCCGTGAGCCGTTGCGCCCGTTCGCTGCCGCGCTCGGCCGCCGCGAGCGCCGCGTCCGCGCTCCGCGCGTCGGCCTCGAACGGCGCCTGATCGAAGGCGACGAGCGGCGCGCCGCGGGCCACCGCCTCGCCCGGCGCCACGTACACTCGCGCCACGCGTGCCGGCCCCGGCGCGGCGAGTTGGGCGATGTGCCCGGGCCGCGCCGCCACGGTGCCGATGGCGTCAATCGTCCGGGTGAACGGCTCGCGCTGCGCGACGGCGGTGGTGGCGCCGACGACCGGCACCGCGGTGCTGTCAGCCGAAGCATCCGGGGCGCCGGAGCCGTGGCAGGCGGCGAGGGCAATCAGAAACGCCGCGAGCCACGCGGCAGGCAACGCGCGACCGATCATGGCGCCGTCGCCTCCGAGTAAAAGCGCACCACGGCGGACGCGCGCAGCACCGCCGCGGTGTCGTCGGCCAACTGCGCCAGCGACTCGCGCGCATTGCGCTCGGCCTCGAGCACCGCGGCCAGTCCGTACGCGCCTTCGCCGTACGCCCGGACCGCCAGCGCCGCCAGACGCGATGCGCTTGCCGCGAGGTCGCGGTCACGCTCCGCTCGTGCCGCGGCGGCGTTCAATTCGCGCTCGGCGCGCGCCGCGGCGCCCGCACTCTCGCGGCGCGCCACGGCCAACTCGAGCGCGGCCCGGTCGCGCTCGGCCATCGCGAGCGCCACGTCACCGCGGTGCGCGCGGAAGATCGGAAGTGGAAGGCTCAGGCCCACCGTCGGCAGCACGCCGGTCTCGCTTCCCGTCGGATCGTAGGCCTCGACGCCGGCCTGGACCGCAAGCCCGCTCCAGCCGCCGCGGCGCTCGACTCGGATGGTTTGCTCGGCCGCGCGGACATCGTGCTCCGCCGCGGAGACGGCGAGCGGGGTGCCGGCGGCCGCTCCGCCGCGCGACAGCCGCGCGAGCGAGTCCGGCGCCGGCAGCGCGAGCGAATCGGCGAGCGCAATGCTCACCTCGCCCGCCGGCATACCGAGCGCGGCCTGCACGTCGAGCAGGCCGGCAATGGCCGCGAGCGAATCGCTTGCCGCCGCGTTGGCCGCCTGCCCCGCGCTCACGCGCGCCAACTCGACGTCGAGGTCGCTCGCGTCGCCGGCGTCGCGCCGGATGCGCGCGGCGACGAGCAGGCTCTCCGCGGCCGCCGCATTGCGCGCCGCGAGTCGCGCGTGCACTGCCGCCGCCGCCGCGGTGGTGTAGAGCGTATCGACGGTGAGCCGCACCAGCGCGCGCTCCAGGGCGAGCCGGTCGCCGGCCGCCTCGCTCGCCGACGTCGCCGCGGCGACCCGGAGCGGGCGGAGCAGGAGAACGTCGAGCGGCAGGTCGACCGTGGCGTGATAACGAGGGACCGACTTGCTGTAGCTCGCGTTGAGCGTGGGATTGGCGACGGCGCCCGCGGTCACGAGCCGGGCGGCGGCCGCCCGTGCCGCGGCGGCGGCGAGCGCCGCGCGCGAGCCCTGCGAGAGCGAAAGGGCGACGGCCTCCTCGCGGGTGAGCGCGCGCGGGGCGATGGCGCGAGACTCGATGACGGCCGCGCGCGCCGGATCACCCGGCGCGCCGAGCGCCGCCTGGGGCGCCTGACCCGCCGCGCACGGCGCCGTCGCCGCACCGGCGAGGAGCAGGGCGGCGCACGCGAGCGCCCACGTTCGCCTCGTCATGGCGGCAAAGCTTAGCGGCCGAAGCTGTCGCCAGGATTACAGCCGCCGCCCGGGCTCCGGAAAGGTCACCCGCACGGTGGTGCCGCGGGGCTGCTGGCCGGCGCGCGCGGCGCCGTCGCCGCGGGCCGCGCGCTCGCCCGCGGTGCGCTCGTCCATCGCCGACGCAATGTCGATCGTCGCCCCGTGCGCGCCGGCGATCCACCGCGCGATCGCGAGCCCGAGGCCCGCGCCGCCGGTGGTGCCGCGCACCGCGTCGCCTCGGTAAAAGCGGTCGAAGACGTGCGGCAGCTCGGCCGGCGGGATGCCAAGCCCCGCGTCGCGCACGGTGAGCTGGGGACCGCTCGCGTGGCCGCTGTGGCCCTGCCCTGCTCCGGCGCTCTTGCCGTCGCGCGACACGCTCGCCTCGACCACGCCGCCCGGCTCGCTGAACTTGATCGCGTTGTCGAGCAGAATCATCGCGAGCTGCCGCACCAGCGCGGGGTCGGCGTCGACCGACACCTCGTCCATCCCGCCCGCATCCACGCGTACGCCGCGCCGCTCGGCCAGCGCACTCGCGGCGGCCACCGCATCGAGCACGGCCTCGTCCAGCCGCACCCGCTCGCGCCGCACCGGCCGCTCCCCCGCATCGGCACGCGCGAGCGTGAGGAGGTCGTCCACCAGCGCGCCGAGCCGCTCCGATTCGCGGTCCACCTGTTCCAGCGCCGCGACGTAGGCGTCGGGCGTGCGAGGGCGCTGGAGCGCGACTTCGGCGCGGGTGCGGAGCACGGCGATGGGGGTGCGCAGCTCGTGCGCCGCGTCGGCCATGAAGCGGCGCATGTACGCCACGCTCTGCTGCACCGGCCGCACCGACTGGCCGGCCAGAAGCCACCCGCCGCCCGCCACCAGCACGAGGCCGAGCAGCGCCACCCCGCCGAAGGCGCCCATGAGCGCGGCGTAGCGTTCGTCGAGCGCCGCGCGGTCGGCGGTGGCGAGCGCCACGTAACTGGCGCCGCGCGGCGTCGCGAACCGCTCGGCGTAGATCTCGAGGTTGCCGCGACCGGTCCCCCCGGCTGCGCTCGCGGGCGCATTGCGCCAGCGCCCATCGGCGCTTCCGTCGGCCCCTGCACGCGCGGCGACGGCTTGCAGCGAATCGGGCGCCGCGGCGGGCGTCACCGGGTGGCCGGACAGGTCGAAGAGATAGAGACCGCGGCCGGGAATCCGCAGCTCCTCGACCGCGTCAATGGCACCGCCGCCCGTCATCGCGATCTCGCGCTCGCGCCGGCCGGCGGCGCTCGCAATCTCGCGCACGGCCGCGTGGAGCGAGGCGTCGAGGTCCGCGGCGGCG includes:
- a CDS encoding efflux RND transporter periplasmic adaptor subunit — its product is MIGRALPAAWLAAFLIALAACHGSGAPDASADSTAVPVVGATTAVAQREPFTRTIDAIGTVAARPGHIAQLAAPGPARVARVYVAPGEAVARGAPLVAFDQAPFEADARSADAALAAAERGSERAQRLTEAGILPRKDAEQAAAALAQARANAEAARRARSLSTLRAPIAGVVTRLDAVLGASVDRGQPMVEVADPAALDILLTLSPADAARVRRGAAVTLSAGQRASGEPLGQGRLLDVAATVDSASGGVVARVRVARPARPLRIGETVFGQIAIGTTASAVTVPPEAIVPDGEHYQVFVVDSAGIAHARQVTVGGRTASTVEITSGLEGGETVVTHGAYGVTDSALVVPPRGRHP
- a CDS encoding HAMP domain-containing sensor histidine kinase, yielding MAREPLRRESLGRESLGREPLRREPLTRLRWKLTGWYVATLALVLVALGGLLFGVLVHLAAADLDASLHAAVREIASAAGRREREIAMTGGGAIDAVEELRIPGRGLYLFDLSGHPVTPAAAPDSLQAVAARAGADGSADGRWRNAPASAAGGTGRGNLEIYAERFATPRGASYVALATADRAALDERYAALMGAFGGVALLGLVLVAGGGWLLAGQSVRPVQQSVAYMRRFMADAAHELRTPIAVLRTRAEVALQRPRTPDAYVAALEQVDRESERLGALVDDLLTLARADAGERPVRRERVRLDEAVLDAVAAASALAERRGVRVDAGGMDEVSVDADPALVRQLAMILLDNAIKFSEPGGVVEASVSRDGKSAGAGQGHSGHASGPQLTVRDAGLGIPPAELPHVFDRFYRGDAVRGTTGGAGLGLAIARWIAGAHGATIDIASAMDERTAGERAARGDGAARAGQQPRGTTVRVTFPEPGRRL
- a CDS encoding TolC family protein, translating into MTRRTWALACAALLLAGAATAPCAAGQAPQAALGAPGDPARAAVIESRAIAPRALTREEAVALSLSQGSRAALAAAAARAAAARLVTAGAVANPTLNASYSKSVPRYHATVDLPLDVLLLRPLRVAAATSASEAAGDRLALERALVRLTVDTLYTTAAAAAVHARLAARNAAAAESLLVAARIRRDAGDASDLDVELARVSAGQAANAAASDSLAAIAGLLDVQAALGMPAGEVSIALADSLALPAPDSLARLSRGGAAAGTPLAVSAAEHDVRAAEQTIRVERRGGWSGLAVQAGVEAYDPTGSETGVLPTVGLSLPLPIFRAHRGDVALAMAERDRAALELAVARRESAGAAARAERELNAAAARAERDRDLAASASRLAALAVRAYGEGAYGLAAVLEAERNARESLAQLADDTAAVLRASAVVRFYSEATAP
- a CDS encoding efflux RND transporter permease subunit, whose amino-acid sequence is MKLFDLLGAQRRFVYLAVALLAAAGIGAALSLPSAIYPELLFPRITIVAQGSALGARQVVFSVTRPLEEAVAIVPGVRRVRSRSIRGASEIDIYFAPSTDMQVALQQTQARVSQVRAQLPADLELEVERLTPSVFPILSYNLEGGDPATLYDIARYQIRPVLSRIPGIGRVDVMGSAVREIEVVADPARLAAHGMTYGDLAAAISRSLAVDAVGRVAQDYRQYLVVSDQQARTPEDVGAVVLGGGLRVRDVATVSLGTEDRTRVIAGDGRPAALLNITRQIGGNTVAIADSVAGAVAQLARTLPPGVHFKAVYDQAALVREAVASVRDAMLIGAALAVLVLLAFLRQGRVTAISAASIPLTLAITVFVMSLVGQTFNLMTLGAMAIAIGLVIDDAVVITENIVRHTRLGGPRDRAIREAVQELVWPVVTSTLTTVVVFLPLGLLQGVVGQFFKALSITLTIAVLVSLGLALTIIPLLAEQFLPVESAAADAMRGGRGVRAGFGRAIEGLADRYERSLGAALHHPRFLGGGAIVLAALGVLVYRSVGTGFLPEMDEGAFVLDFWTPGATSLAESDREVNIAERILAREPEVTGTSRRLGAELGLFATEQNRGDIVARLKPARKRSRSSFEVIDDAREKINRAAPRLRIEFVQILSDVINDLAGAARPVELKLYADRLTTLEGYARSLAPELAQVPGLEDLFDGVSEPAAELRMRVSDASASRLGLTPAEVGTEVSGALLGAGAGQVYLDDRAIGVRARAPDSVRYDATDLAALPIVNPRTRAATPLGALATLTRVESRAELTRENQQQMIALTADVSGRALGSVMADVRGVLARHPPPPGVRLEVGGQYANQQASFHALLLVLGLAGVSVVALMLIQFQSFVEPIVIALAAPVSFVGAVALLWITGTQLNVSSFMGLILLVGLIVKNGIILLDFTRLRMRAGGVPLETAIREAGRVRLRPILMTTLCTLFGLLPLALGLGAGSELQRPLAIAVIGGLALSTPITLYVVPALVVAVRGRGFMLEDGQT